Proteins encoded in a region of the Rhizobium sp. CC-YZS058 genome:
- the rpsH gene encoding 30S ribosomal protein S8, with protein MTMTDPLGDMLTRIRNGAARRKSSVTTPASKLRARVLDVLQAEGYIRGYSEVEFDNGKTELSIELKYYEGASVIREIGRVSKPGRRVYVSVKSIPQVANGLGITILSTPKGVMADHQAREQNVGGEVLCSVF; from the coding sequence ATGACTATGACTGATCCCTTGGGCGATATGCTCACCCGTATCCGCAACGGTGCTGCCCGCCGCAAGTCCAGCGTCACGACGCCGGCCTCCAAGCTGCGCGCGCGCGTGCTCGACGTTCTCCAGGCCGAAGGCTACATCCGCGGCTATTCCGAAGTCGAATTCGACAACGGCAAGACCGAGCTCTCCATCGAGCTCAAGTACTATGAAGGTGCGTCCGTGATCCGCGAGATCGGCCGCGTCTCCAAGCCGGGCCGCCGGGTCTATGTCTCGGTCAAGTCCATTCCGCAGGTCGCGAACGGTCTCGGCATCACCATCCTTTCGACCCCGAAGGGTGTGATGGCTGATCACCAGGCACGCGAACAGAACGTTGGCGGCGAGGTTCTCTGCTCCGTATTCTAA
- the rpsN gene encoding 30S ribosomal protein S14, whose amino-acid sequence MAKTSAVEKNKRRRKTVAQQAGKRAELKAIIMNQSLPIEERFQATLKLASLPRDGSKTRIRNRCEVTGRPRAYYRKLKMSRIALRELGNFGRVPGIVKSSW is encoded by the coding sequence ATGGCGAAAACGAGCGCAGTCGAAAAGAACAAGCGCCGCCGCAAGACGGTTGCCCAGCAGGCCGGCAAGCGTGCCGAGCTGAAGGCAATCATCATGAACCAGTCTCTTCCGATCGAAGAGCGGTTCCAGGCAACTCTGAAGCTGGCAAGCCTGCCGCGTGACGGGTCGAAGACCCGCATTCGCAACCGTTGCGAAGTCACCGGCCGTCCGCGCGCCTATTACCGGAAGCTCAAGATGTCCCGTATCGCGCTGCGCGAACTCGGCAACTTCGGCCGGGTTCCGGGCATCGTGAAGTCGAGCTGGTAA
- the rplE gene encoding 50S ribosomal protein L5 encodes MSDAKTYEPRLKKEYNERIRAAIKEKFSYANEMQIPKLEKIVINMGVGESTGDSKKPTVAAADLAAIAGQKPVITRARTSIAGFKLREGMPIGAKVTLRGARMYEFLDRLVNIALPRVRDFRGLNPKSFDGRGNFAMGIKEHIVFPEINYDKVDQMWGMDIIVCTTAKTDEEARALLTEFNFPFRQ; translated from the coding sequence ATGTCTGACGCCAAGACCTACGAGCCGCGGCTCAAGAAGGAATACAACGAGCGGATCCGCGCGGCGATCAAGGAGAAGTTCTCCTACGCCAACGAGATGCAGATCCCGAAGCTCGAAAAGATCGTCATCAACATGGGCGTCGGCGAATCCACCGGCGACAGCAAGAAGCCGACCGTTGCGGCGGCCGATCTTGCAGCGATCGCCGGCCAGAAGCCGGTCATCACCCGTGCCCGCACCTCCATCGCCGGCTTCAAGCTGCGCGAAGGCATGCCGATCGGCGCAAAGGTCACCCTTCGCGGCGCCCGCATGTATGAGTTCCTGGACCGTCTCGTGAACATCGCTCTGCCGCGCGTTCGCGACTTCCGGGGCTTGAATCCGAAGTCCTTCGACGGCCGTGGCAACTTCGCCATGGGCATCAAGGAGCACATCGTGTTCCCCGAGATCAACTACGACAAGGTTGATCAGATGTGGGGCATGGACATCATCGTTTGCACGACGGCAAAGACGGACGAGGAAGCGCGGGCTCTGCTCACGGAATTCAACTTCCCGTTTCGCCAGTAA
- the rplX gene encoding 50S ribosomal protein L24 encodes MNKIRKGDKVVVLAGKDKGRTGEVVQVMPKEDRAVVRGINLVKRHQRQTQSQEAGIITKEAPIHLSNIAIADKDGKPTRVGFRIEGDKKVRVAKRSGEVIDV; translated from the coding sequence ATGAACAAGATTCGCAAGGGCGACAAGGTCGTCGTACTCGCCGGCAAGGACAAGGGCCGCACCGGCGAAGTTGTCCAGGTCATGCCGAAGGAAGATCGCGCGGTCGTGCGCGGCATCAATCTGGTCAAGCGCCACCAGCGCCAGACCCAGAGCCAGGAAGCCGGCATCATCACCAAGGAAGCGCCGATCCACCTGTCCAACATCGCGATCGCCGACAAGGACGGCAAGCCGACCCGCGTCGGTTTCCGGATCGAAGGCGACAAGAAGGTCCGCGTGGCCAAGCGTTCGGGAGAAGTGATCGATGTCTGA
- the rplN gene encoding 50S ribosomal protein L14, with protein sequence MIQMQTNLDVADNSGARRVMCIKVLGGSKRKYASVGDVIVVSIKEAIPRGRVKKGDVMKAVVVRTAKDIRRADGSVIRFDNNAAVLIDNKKEPIGTRIFGPVPRELRAKNHMKIISLAPEVL encoded by the coding sequence ATGATTCAGATGCAAACAAACCTCGACGTGGCGGATAATTCCGGCGCACGTCGTGTCATGTGCATCAAGGTGCTGGGCGGCTCCAAGCGCAAATATGCTTCGGTCGGCGACGTGATCGTCGTGTCGATCAAGGAAGCTATTCCGCGCGGCCGCGTGAAGAAGGGCGACGTGATGAAGGCGGTCGTCGTTCGCACCGCCAAGGACATCCGCCGCGCCGACGGCAGCGTCATCCGCTTCGATAACAACGCAGCCGTTCTTATCGACAACAAGAAAGAGCCGATCGGCACCCGCATCTTCGGACCGGTTCCGCGCGAACTTCGCGCCAAGAACCACATGAAGATCATCTCGCTGGCTCCGGAAGTACTGTAA
- the rpsQ gene encoding 30S ribosomal protein S17, protein MPKRILQGTVVSDKNDKTIVVRVERRFAHPLLQKTVRRSKKYKAHDEANQFKVGDVVSIQECAPISKDKRWTVVTTSAEA, encoded by the coding sequence ATGCCGAAACGCATTCTGCAGGGCACGGTTGTTTCCGACAAGAACGACAAGACCATCGTCGTTCGCGTCGAGCGCCGATTCGCACACCCGCTGCTCCAGAAGACCGTCCGCCGTTCCAAGAAGTACAAGGCGCATGACGAAGCCAACCAGTTCAAGGTCGGCGATGTCGTTTCCATCCAGGAATGCGCTCCGATCTCCAAGGACAAGCGCTGGACGGTCGTCACGACCTCTGCCGAGGCGTAA
- the rpmC gene encoding 50S ribosomal protein L29 gives MKASDVRALSADQLNDELAKLKKEQFNLRFQKATGQLEKSSRINEVRKDIARIKTIARQKAAEAKA, from the coding sequence ATGAAAGCCAGTGACGTTCGGGCGCTCAGCGCCGATCAGCTCAACGACGAGCTTGCCAAGCTGAAGAAGGAGCAGTTCAACCTGCGCTTCCAGAAGGCGACCGGCCAGCTTGAGAAGTCGTCGCGCATCAACGAAGTCCGCAAGGACATCGCGCGCATCAAAACCATTGCCCGCCAGAAGGCGGCAGAAGCCAAGGCCTAA
- the rplP gene encoding 50S ribosomal protein L16, which translates to MLQPKRTKYRKQFKGRIKGVAKGGFDLAFGEFGLKSLEPNRVNAREIEAARRAITRHMKRAGRVWIRVFPDVPVTAKPTEVRMGKGKGSVEYWACKVKPGRMMFEIDGVSEELAREALRLGAAKLSVKTRFVQRIAE; encoded by the coding sequence ATGTTGCAGCCAAAGCGTACGAAATATCGCAAGCAGTTCAAGGGCCGCATCAAGGGTGTGGCCAAGGGCGGCTTCGATCTCGCATTCGGCGAATTCGGCCTGAAGTCGCTGGAGCCCAACCGCGTCAATGCACGCGAGATCGAGGCGGCCCGCCGCGCGATCACGCGTCATATGAAGCGTGCCGGCCGCGTCTGGATCCGCGTGTTCCCGGACGTTCCGGTCACTGCGAAGCCGACCGAAGTCCGCATGGGTAAGGGTAAGGGTTCGGTCGAATACTGGGCCTGCAAGGTCAAGCCCGGCCGCATGATGTTCGAAATCGACGGCGTGAGCGAAGAACTTGCTCGCGAAGCTCTTCGCCTCGGCGCGGCCAAGCTCTCCGTCAAGACGCGCTTCGTTCAGCGCATTGCGGAGTAA
- the rpsC gene encoding 30S ribosomal protein S3, whose amino-acid sequence MGQKINPIGFRLGINRTWDSRWFADNAEYGQLLHEDLKIRKYLMAELKQAGISKVVIERPHKKCRVTIHSARPGLIIGKKGADIEKLRRKLSEMTNSETHLNIVEVRKPEVDATLVAQSIAQQLERRVAFRRAMKRSVQSAMRLGAEGIKITCAGRLGGAEIARTEWYREGRVPLHTLRADIDYGVAEAETAFGICGIKVWIFKGEILEHDPMASERRASENDSQGPGSRERGDRDRDRRRENA is encoded by the coding sequence ATGGGCCAGAAGATTAATCCGATCGGTTTCCGTCTCGGCATCAACCGGACCTGGGACAGCCGCTGGTTCGCGGACAATGCCGAATATGGTCAGCTGCTCCACGAAGACCTGAAGATCCGCAAGTATCTGATGGCCGAACTGAAGCAGGCCGGCATCTCCAAGGTGGTCATCGAGCGCCCGCACAAGAAGTGCCGCGTGACGATCCACTCGGCTCGCCCGGGCCTCATCATCGGCAAGAAGGGCGCGGACATCGAAAAGCTGCGTCGCAAGCTTTCCGAGATGACCAATTCCGAAACGCACCTCAACATCGTTGAAGTGCGTAAGCCGGAAGTGGACGCGACGCTCGTCGCCCAGTCGATCGCCCAGCAGCTCGAGCGCCGCGTGGCGTTCCGCCGCGCCATGAAGCGTTCGGTCCAGTCGGCCATGCGTCTCGGCGCCGAAGGCATCAAGATCACCTGCGCCGGCCGTCTCGGCGGTGCAGAAATCGCCCGGACCGAATGGTACCGCGAAGGCCGCGTTCCGCTGCACACGCTGCGGGCCGACATCGACTACGGCGTTGCCGAAGCCGAAACCGCCTTCGGGATCTGCGGCATCAAGGTCTGGATCTTCAAGGGCGAAATCCTCGAGCATGATCCGATGGCTTCGGAGCGTCGCGCGAGCGAGAATGACAGTCAGGGTCCGGGCAGCCGCGAACGCGGTGACCGCGATCGCGACCGTCGTCGTGAAAACGCGTAA
- the rplV gene encoding 50S ribosomal protein L22: MAKAKAARRLADNEAQAVARTIRVSPQKLNLVAAMIRGKKVDRALAELEFSRKRIAGTVKKTLESAIANAENNHDLDVDALVVAEAFVGKSITMKRFHARGRGRASRIEKPFAHLTIVVREVEAKGEAA; this comes from the coding sequence ATGGCCAAGGCTAAAGCCGCACGCCGCCTGGCGGATAACGAGGCGCAGGCCGTCGCCCGCACGATCCGCGTCAGCCCGCAGAAGCTGAACCTGGTTGCCGCGATGATCCGCGGCAAGAAGGTTGATCGCGCCCTCGCTGAGCTGGAATTCTCCCGCAAGCGCATCGCCGGCACCGTCAAGAAGACGCTTGAATCGGCGATCGCGAACGCCGAAAACAACCACGACCTCGACGTCGACGCACTCGTCGTCGCGGAAGCGTTCGTCGGCAAGTCGATCACCATGAAGCGTTTCCACGCGCGTGGCCGCGGCCGCGCGTCGCGCATCGAAAAGCCGTTCGCCCACCTGACGATCGTCGTTCGTGAAGTGGAAGCCAAAGGGGAGGCCGCATAA
- the rpsS gene encoding 30S ribosomal protein S19, producing MARSVWKGPFVDGYLLKKAEKVREGGRNEVIKIWSRRSTILPQFVGLTFGVYNGSKHVPVSVNEDMVGHKFGEFSPTRTYYGHGADKKAKRK from the coding sequence ATGGCTCGTTCAGTTTGGAAAGGTCCGTTCGTCGACGGCTATCTTCTCAAGAAGGCTGAGAAGGTGCGCGAAGGCGGCCGCAATGAAGTGATCAAGATCTGGAGCCGTCGCTCCACGATCCTGCCGCAGTTCGTCGGCCTGACCTTCGGTGTCTACAATGGCTCGAAGCATGTTCCGGTCAGCGTCAACGAAGACATGGTCGGTCACAAGTTCGGTGAATTCTCTCCGACCCGGACCTATTACGGTCACGGTGCGGACAAGAAGGCGAAGAGGAAGTAA
- the rplB gene encoding 50S ribosomal protein L2, which yields MALKSYNPTTPSQRQLVIVDRSDLWKGKPVKALTQGLTKSGGRNNLGRITARFIGGGHKRTYRLIDFKRRKFDVEGTVERLEYDPNRTAFIALITYADGEQAYIIAPQRLAVGDKVIASEKAVDVKPGNAMPLQYIPVGSIVHNVEMKPGKGGQIARSAGTYVQLVGRDQGMAILRLNSGEQRLVHASCLASVGAVSNPDHGNINDGKAGRTRWRGKTPHNRGVVMNPVDHPHGGGEGRTSGGRHPVSPWGKPTKGKRTRSNKSTDKFIMRSRHQRKK from the coding sequence ATGGCATTGAAAAGCTACAATCCGACGACCCCGAGCCAGCGCCAGCTGGTCATCGTCGACCGGTCGGACCTCTGGAAGGGCAAGCCTGTCAAGGCGCTGACCCAGGGTCTGACCAAGAGCGGCGGTCGTAACAACCTCGGCCGTATCACCGCCCGCTTCATCGGCGGCGGTCACAAGCGGACCTACCGTCTGATCGACTTCAAGCGTCGCAAGTTCGACGTGGAAGGCACGGTCGAGCGTCTGGAATACGACCCGAACCGCACGGCCTTCATCGCGCTCATCACCTATGCGGACGGCGAGCAGGCCTACATCATCGCCCCGCAGCGCCTCGCCGTCGGCGACAAGGTCATCGCGTCCGAAAAGGCGGTTGACGTGAAGCCCGGCAATGCGATGCCGCTGCAGTACATCCCGGTCGGCTCCATCGTCCACAATGTGGAAATGAAGCCCGGCAAGGGTGGCCAGATCGCCCGTTCGGCCGGCACCTATGTGCAGCTGGTCGGTCGCGACCAGGGCATGGCGATCCTTCGCCTGAACTCGGGCGAACAGCGCCTCGTGCACGCCTCGTGCCTGGCCAGCGTCGGCGCCGTGTCGAACCCCGACCACGGCAACATCAACGACGGCAAGGCCGGTCGCACGCGCTGGCGCGGCAAGACCCCGCACAACCGCGGCGTTGTCATGAACCCCGTCGACCACCCGCACGGCGGTGGTGAAGGCCGCACCTCGGGTGGCCGTCATCCGGTCTCCCCGTGGGGCAAGCCGACCAAGGGCAAGCGCACCCGTTCGAACAAGTCGACCGACAAGTTCATCATGCGCTCGCGCCACCAGCGTAAGAAGTAA
- a CDS encoding 50S ribosomal protein L23: protein MTDLRHYDVIVSPSITEKSTLISEQNQIVFNVAKGASKPEIKAAVEALFGVKVMAVNTLVRKGKTKRFRGFAGRQKDVKKAIVTLADGQSIDVSTGL, encoded by the coding sequence GTGACGGATCTTCGCCATTACGATGTGATCGTCTCTCCGTCGATCACCGAAAAGTCGACGCTCATCTCCGAGCAGAACCAGATCGTGTTCAACGTCGCCAAGGGTGCCTCCAAGCCTGAGATCAAGGCTGCGGTCGAAGCATTGTTCGGCGTCAAGGTCATGGCCGTCAACACGCTTGTCCGCAAGGGCAAGACGAAGCGGTTCCGTGGTTTCGCCGGCCGGCAGAAGGACGTGAAGAAGGCGATCGTCACGCTTGCGGACGGTCAGTCGATCGACGTCTCCACCGGGCTCTAA
- the rplD gene encoding 50S ribosomal protein L4, whose product MDLTVTTLEGKDAGKVSLSDAIFGLEPREDIIARVIRWQLAKKQQGTHKTLTRGEVSRTGAKMYKQKGTGRARHHSARAPQFRGGGKAHGPVVRSHEHDLPKKVRALGLRHALSAKAKAAELIVVDDLVAAEAKTKLLTGHFATLGLTNALIIGGAELDNNFALAAKNIPNVDVLPVQGINVYDILRRGKLVLSKAAIEALEERFK is encoded by the coding sequence ATGGATCTCACCGTCACCACCCTGGAAGGGAAGGACGCCGGCAAGGTCTCCCTCTCCGACGCCATCTTCGGCCTCGAGCCGCGTGAAGACATCATCGCCCGCGTTATTCGCTGGCAGCTCGCCAAGAAGCAGCAGGGCACGCACAAGACCCTGACGCGTGGCGAAGTGTCCCGCACGGGCGCCAAGATGTACAAGCAGAAGGGTACGGGCCGCGCCCGCCATCACTCTGCCCGCGCTCCGCAGTTCCGCGGCGGCGGCAAGGCCCACGGCCCGGTTGTCCGCAGCCACGAGCATGATCTTCCCAAGAAGGTCCGCGCGCTCGGCCTGCGTCACGCGCTTTCGGCCAAGGCAAAGGCTGCCGAACTGATCGTCGTCGACGACCTGGTTGCTGCCGAAGCCAAGACCAAGCTGCTGACGGGTCACTTCGCGACCCTCGGCCTCACCAATGCGCTGATCATCGGCGGCGCCGAGCTCGACAACAACTTCGCGCTCGCTGCCAAGAACATCCCGAACGTGGATGTGCTGCCGGTTCAGGGCATCAACGTGTACGACATTCTGCGCCGCGGCAAGCTCGTGCTTTCCAAGGCAGCGATCGAGGCTCTGGAGGAGCGGTTCAAGTGA
- the rplC gene encoding 50S ribosomal protein L3 has protein sequence MRSGVIAQKVGMTRVYNDAGEHIPVTVLRMENCQVVSHRTEEKNGYVAVQLGAGQTKVKNTTKAQRGHFAAANVEPKAKLVEFRVTEDNLIDIGAELTASHFVAGQLVDVTGTSIGKGFAGAMKRHNFGGLRATHGVSVSHRSHGSTGSNQDPGRVWKGKRMAGHMGQTRITTQNLEVVSTDEDRGLILVKGAVPGSKGSWIVVRDAIKASIPENAPRPAGVRAAANEGAE, from the coding sequence ATGCGTTCAGGTGTGATTGCACAGAAAGTGGGAATGACCCGGGTCTATAACGACGCCGGCGAACATATCCCGGTAACCGTCCTGCGGATGGAGAACTGCCAGGTCGTCTCTCACCGGACCGAAGAAAAGAACGGCTACGTTGCCGTTCAGCTCGGCGCCGGCCAGACGAAGGTCAAGAACACGACCAAGGCACAGCGCGGCCACTTCGCCGCTGCCAACGTCGAGCCGAAGGCCAAGCTCGTCGAATTCCGCGTGACCGAAGACAACCTGATCGACATCGGCGCCGAGCTGACGGCGTCCCATTTCGTCGCCGGCCAGCTGGTCGACGTCACGGGCACCTCGATCGGTAAGGGCTTCGCCGGCGCCATGAAGCGCCACAACTTCGGCGGTCTGCGTGCGACCCACGGCGTCTCGGTCTCGCACCGTTCGCATGGTTCGACCGGTTCCAACCAGGATCCGGGCCGCGTCTGGAAGGGCAAGCGCATGGCCGGCCACATGGGCCAGACCCGCATCACCACCCAAAACCTCGAAGTCGTATCCACCGATGAAGACCGCGGTCTGATCCTCGTCAAGGGTGCCGTTCCCGGCTCCAAGGGCTCCTGGATCGTCGTCCGCGACGCCATCAAGGCCAGCATCCCGGAAAACGCTCCGCGTCCGGCCGGTGTCCGTGCAGCAGCCAATGAGGGAGCCGAATAA
- the rpsJ gene encoding 30S ribosomal protein S10, protein MNGQNIRIRLKAFDHRILDASTREIVSTAKRTGASVRGPVPLPTRIEKFTVNRSPHIDKKSREQFEMRTHKRLLDIVDPTPQTVDALMKLDLAAGVDVEIKL, encoded by the coding sequence ATGAACGGCCAGAATATCCGCATCCGCCTGAAGGCGTTCGATCACCGGATCCTCGATGCCTCCACGCGCGAAATCGTGTCGACCGCCAAGCGCACCGGCGCCAGCGTTCGCGGCCCGGTTCCGCTTCCCACGCGGATCGAGAAGTTCACCGTCAACCGCTCGCCCCACATCGACAAGAAGAGCCGCGAGCAGTTCGAGATGCGCACCCACAAGCGCCTTCTCGACATCGTCGATCCGACCCCCCAGACGGTCGACGCCCTGATGAAGCTCGACCTCGCCGCTGGTGTCGACGTCGAAATCAAGCTTTAA
- the tuf gene encoding elongation factor Tu, translating to MAKSKFERNKPHVNIGTIGHVDHGKTSLTAAITKYFGEFKAYDQIDAAPEEKARGITISTAHVEYETANRHYAHVDCPGHADYVKNMITGAAQMDGAILVCSAADGPMPQTREHILLARQVGVPAIVVFLNKVDQVDDAELLELVELEVRELLSSYDFPGDDIPIVKGSALAALEDSDKKIGEDAIRELMAQVDAYIPTPERPIDQPFLMPIEDVFSISGRGTVVTGRVERGIVKVGEEIEIVGIRPTTKTTCTGVEMFRKLLDQGQAGDNIGALLRGVNRDGVERGQILCKPGSVKPHKKFKAEAYILTKEEGGRHTPFFTNYRPQFYFRTTDVTGIVTLPEGTEMVMPGDNVTVDVELIVPIAMEEKLRFAIREGGRTVGAGIVASIVE from the coding sequence ATGGCAAAGAGCAAGTTTGAGCGCAACAAGCCGCACGTGAACATCGGGACGATCGGTCACGTCGACCATGGCAAGACGTCGCTGACGGCGGCGATCACGAAGTATTTCGGCGAGTTCAAGGCGTATGACCAGATCGACGCGGCTCCGGAAGAAAAGGCCCGCGGCATCACCATCTCGACGGCTCACGTCGAATACGAGACGGCCAACCGTCACTATGCCCACGTCGACTGCCCCGGCCACGCCGACTATGTGAAGAACATGATCACCGGTGCTGCCCAGATGGACGGCGCGATCCTCGTCTGCTCGGCCGCCGACGGCCCGATGCCGCAGACCCGCGAGCACATCCTGCTCGCCCGTCAGGTCGGCGTTCCGGCGATCGTCGTGTTCCTGAACAAGGTCGACCAGGTTGACGACGCCGAGCTTCTCGAGCTCGTCGAGCTGGAAGTGCGCGAACTGCTGTCGTCCTACGACTTCCCCGGCGACGACATTCCGATCGTCAAGGGTTCGGCTCTGGCCGCTCTCGAAGACTCGGACAAGAAGATCGGCGAAGACGCGATCCGCGAGCTGATGGCTCAGGTCGACGCCTATATCCCGACCCCGGAACGTCCGATCGACCAGCCCTTCCTGATGCCGATCGAAGACGTGTTCTCGATCTCGGGCCGCGGTACGGTCGTGACCGGCCGCGTCGAGCGTGGCATCGTCAAGGTCGGCGAGGAAATCGAGATCGTCGGCATCCGTCCGACCACCAAGACGACCTGCACCGGCGTTGAAATGTTCCGCAAGCTGCTCGACCAGGGCCAGGCCGGCGACAACATCGGCGCGCTGCTGCGCGGCGTGAACCGTGACGGCGTCGAGCGTGGCCAGATTCTCTGCAAGCCGGGTTCGGTCAAGCCGCACAAGAAGTTCAAGGCCGAAGCCTACATCCTGACGAAGGAAGAAGGCGGCCGTCATACGCCGTTCTTCACGAACTATCGTCCGCAGTTCTACTTCCGCACGACGGACGTGACGGGCATCGTCACGCTTCCGGAAGGCACGGAAATGGTCATGCCGGGCGACAACGTCACGGTTGACGTCGAGCTGATCGTTCCGATCGCGATGGAAGAAAAGCTGCGCTTCGCTATCCGCGAAGGCGGCCGCACCGTCGGCGCCGGCATCGTCGCTTCGATCGTCGAGTAA